From a single ANME-2 cluster archaeon genomic region:
- the oadA gene encoding sodium-extruding oxaloacetate decarboxylase subunit alpha — MTQVKITDTTLRDAHQSLIATRMRTRDMLPIVEKMDQAGFFSLEVWGGATFDSCIRFLNEDPWERLRSLKQAIRETPLQMLLRGQNLVGYRHYADDVVVKFVEKAAENGIGVFRIFDAVNDIRNMEVSIKTAKKTGAHVQGTISYTTSPVHTTEKFVEFAHELASLECDSICIKDMAGLIAPMDAYTLIKSLKKEIGLPVDLHSHSTSGMALMSYMAACKAGVDILDTAFSPFAGGTSQPPTETVVAGLKGTQWDTGLDLVHLIDIKRYFEEIKEKYRGILDPISEKTDTSVLVYQVPGGMLSNLVSQLKEQNAMDKFDDVLLEMPRVREDLGYPPLVTPTSQIVGTQAVMNVLMGERYKVIPKEVKEYVRGMYGRSPAPIDKGILDKVLGDEKPITCRPADLIEPELARLEKEARELGIVEKEEDVLTYALYPQVAPKFLKGDAEEEKLVQSVQEPVQAGAQRVYNQFKVVVDGEVFQVEVEPTGEMAIHETKSAPPASVEGGIKSSMQGMVLGLKVKPGDVVEEGNVVAVIEAMKMENDIHATHSGIVREIFVKESDFVAAGDVIMVVS; from the coding sequence ATGACCCAGGTTAAAATAACTGATACGACCCTTCGGGATGCACACCAGTCCCTCATCGCAACCAGGATGCGAACCAGGGATATGCTCCCGATAGTTGAGAAAATGGACCAGGCGGGTTTTTTCTCCCTGGAAGTATGGGGCGGCGCCACCTTTGATTCATGTATCCGGTTCCTGAACGAGGACCCCTGGGAGCGCTTGCGCAGTTTGAAACAGGCTATCAGAGAAACCCCACTCCAGATGCTGCTTCGTGGCCAGAACCTTGTGGGTTACCGCCATTATGCCGATGATGTTGTGGTCAAATTTGTGGAAAAGGCTGCTGAGAACGGTATCGGTGTTTTCAGGATATTTGATGCGGTCAATGATATCAGGAACATGGAGGTATCCATTAAAACCGCAAAAAAAACCGGAGCGCATGTGCAGGGTACCATCAGTTATACTACCAGCCCTGTACACACTACCGAAAAATTCGTCGAATTTGCCCATGAACTGGCATCACTTGAATGCGATTCTATCTGTATCAAGGACATGGCAGGACTGATTGCACCCATGGATGCCTATACACTTATCAAATCCCTGAAAAAAGAAATAGGGCTGCCTGTTGACCTGCATTCACACAGTACCAGCGGCATGGCTCTCATGAGCTACATGGCGGCATGCAAGGCAGGCGTGGACATCCTGGACACGGCCTTTTCACCATTCGCGGGGGGAACATCCCAGCCTCCCACCGAAACCGTGGTGGCAGGACTCAAAGGGACCCAATGGGATACAGGACTGGACCTTGTCCACCTGATAGATATTAAAAGATATTTTGAAGAGATAAAGGAAAAATATCGCGGTATCCTGGACCCCATATCTGAGAAGACCGATACCAGTGTACTGGTCTACCAGGTACCTGGGGGGATGCTCTCCAATCTGGTATCCCAGTTGAAAGAGCAAAATGCAATGGATAAATTTGATGATGTACTCCTGGAGATGCCCCGGGTCAGGGAAGACCTTGGTTATCCACCACTGGTCACTCCTACAAGCCAGATAGTGGGCACCCAGGCGGTCATGAATGTACTGATGGGTGAGAGATACAAGGTCATTCCCAAGGAAGTTAAGGAATACGTGAGAGGCATGTACGGACGCTCACCTGCCCCAATTGATAAAGGGATATTGGATAAGGTGCTGGGTGATGAGAAGCCCATAACCTGCCGGCCTGCAGACCTGATTGAACCTGAACTGGCCAGGCTGGAGAAGGAGGCCAGGGAACTGGGTATTGTAGAGAAGGAAGAGGACGTGCTGACCTATGCCCTGTATCCACAGGTGGCTCCCAAATTCCTGAAAGGGGACGCTGAGGAGGAGAAACTGGTCCAGTCGGTCCAGGAACCTGTCCAGGCAGGGGCCCAGCGTGTGTATAACCAGTTCAAGGTGGTAGTGGACGGAGAGGTGTTCCAGGTAGAGGTCGAACCGACCGGTGAGATGGCGATACATGAAACTAAATCGGCACCTCCTGCTTCTGTGGAAGGGGGAATAAAAAGCAGTATGCAGGGTATGGTGCTGGGGCTGAAGGTCAAACCGGGTGATGTCGTTGAGGAAGGGAATGTTGTGGCAGTTATCGAGGCTATGAAAATGGAAAATGACATTCATGCAACACACAGCGGCATTGTCAGGGAGATATTTGTGAAAGAAAGCGACTTTGTGGCTGCCGGCGATGTTATTATGGTTGTCAGTTAG
- a CDS encoding biotin--[acetyl-CoA-carboxylase] ligase, with translation MGHREEILDVLRTNPETYISGEELAQTLGVSRTMIWKYIESLRQDGFVVESVTNRGYRLVSAPDLLLKDEVQRNLNTGFVGKQIYYFDEIDSTNRKARELAPGCPDGTLIVAERQSEGRGRMGKEWYSPPGGVWLSIILKPDISPEHIYRLTLVAGVAVAETLVDMGIAAQIKWPNDILINEKKVCGILTEVDAEMDAVNFVIVGIGINANIELDMLPPLFGVHSTSLKSEAGSAINRVELVQRLLERFEQDYGTFMSGDFDSILKRWREHSATLNRRVRIVTRFRTIEGEAVGIDHDGALVVEMEDGTLEREITGSCVHL, from the coding sequence ATGGGTCACAGGGAAGAGATTCTGGATGTCCTGAGGACAAATCCCGAGACATACATTTCGGGTGAGGAACTTGCCCAAACCCTGGGTGTATCCAGGACAATGATATGGAAGTATATCGAATCTTTACGCCAGGATGGGTTTGTGGTGGAATCCGTGACCAACCGGGGTTACCGATTGGTAAGTGCACCTGACCTGCTGTTGAAGGATGAAGTGCAGAGGAACCTGAATACCGGTTTTGTCGGTAAACAGATATATTATTTTGATGAGATTGATTCTACGAACCGTAAAGCCAGGGAACTGGCACCCGGCTGCCCGGACGGGACGCTCATTGTAGCAGAGCGGCAATCTGAAGGCAGGGGGCGGATGGGCAAGGAATGGTATTCCCCGCCGGGTGGGGTCTGGTTATCGATCATCCTGAAACCCGACATCTCCCCTGAGCATATTTACCGGTTGACGTTGGTGGCGGGTGTGGCTGTGGCTGAAACCCTGGTTGATATGGGGATTGCGGCACAGATCAAATGGCCCAATGATATTCTCATTAATGAGAAAAAGGTCTGCGGGATACTGACCGAGGTGGATGCCGAGATGGATGCGGTGAACTTTGTGATCGTCGGTATCGGGATAAATGCTAATATTGAACTTGATATGCTGCCGCCCCTTTTTGGCGTCCATTCCACCTCCCTCAAGAGCGAGGCGGGCAGTGCCATCAACAGGGTGGAACTTGTCCAGCGATTGCTTGAGCGGTTCGAACAGGATTATGGTACGTTCATGAGCGGGGATTTCGATTCGATACTCAAGCGCTGGAGGGAGCATTCTGCCACCCTGAACCGCCGGGTGAGGATCGTCACGAGGTTCAGGACGATCGAGGGCGAGGCCGTGGGTATTGACCATGATGGGGCCCTGGTTGTGGAGATGGAAGACGGGACACTGGAGAGGGAGATTACGGGGTCCTGCGTGCATTTGTGA
- a CDS encoding acetyl-CoA carboxylase biotin carboxylase subunit translates to MFEKILVANRGEIAIRVMRACREMKIQTVAVYSEADSHALFAKYADEAHYIGLPPASQSYLRRDRILEVAEKTGAQAIHPGYGFLAENADFVRECEKAGIVFIGPSSASIDAAGSKIMARKTMEKAGVPVIPGISEKIVDNDVAIDGAQKIGYPVIVKAAAGGGGIGMKIAYNDADLIDAIQSTRKVAQSTFGDSTIFMEKYLASPRHIEFQIMADSHGHTVHVNERECSIQRRHQKLIEESPSPVMTPELRDEMGAAAIRAAKAIDYTNAGTVEFMYSDGDFYFLEMNTRLQVEHPITEMVSGLDLVREQIHIAAGETMDWKQEDIKINGWAMECRINAEDPLNDFVPSPGKLLRYRSPGGPGIRVDSGVHFGYTISPFYDSMVSKLISWGRDRTEAIEKMRRALYEYIIVGVTTNIPFHKAVLRNPHYINGELSTHFIEDFDIMSEVAKVVEQEKEKGVTLASAIGADDHKVAAISAAVKTYISGRESFSSSKPNK, encoded by the coding sequence ATGTTCGAGAAGATACTGGTAGCAAACAGGGGCGAGATCGCCATAAGGGTAATGAGGGCATGCCGCGAGATGAAAATACAGACCGTGGCTGTATATTCTGAAGCAGACAGTCATGCATTGTTTGCAAAATATGCTGATGAGGCCCATTATATTGGGCTGCCACCGGCCAGCCAGAGTTACCTGAGGCGCGACCGCATCCTTGAAGTGGCTGAAAAAACAGGGGCTCAGGCTATACATCCAGGTTATGGTTTTTTGGCCGAGAATGCTGATTTTGTCAGGGAATGCGAGAAAGCGGGCATTGTTTTTATCGGGCCGTCCAGTGCATCTATCGATGCCGCCGGCAGTAAGATAATGGCTCGCAAGACCATGGAAAAAGCTGGCGTTCCTGTCATTCCGGGCATATCAGAGAAAATCGTGGATAATGATGTTGCCATTGATGGCGCTCAGAAAATAGGATATCCGGTCATTGTCAAGGCTGCTGCGGGCGGGGGCGGGATCGGGATGAAGATAGCATATAATGATGCTGACCTCATAGATGCGATACAGTCCACCCGAAAAGTGGCACAGTCCACATTCGGGGATTCGACCATTTTCATGGAGAAATACCTGGCCAGTCCCAGGCATATTGAATTTCAAATTATGGCTGATTCACACGGCCATACCGTGCACGTGAATGAGAGGGAGTGTTCCATACAGAGGCGGCACCAGAAACTTATTGAGGAGTCTCCTTCGCCTGTCATGACTCCTGAATTGAGGGATGAAATGGGCGCTGCGGCCATCAGGGCTGCGAAAGCAATAGATTATACAAACGCGGGTACTGTGGAGTTCATGTATTCCGATGGGGACTTCTACTTCCTGGAGATGAATACCAGATTGCAGGTAGAGCATCCCATCACTGAGATGGTTTCCGGGCTGGACCTTGTCAGGGAGCAGATACATATCGCAGCCGGTGAGACCATGGACTGGAAGCAGGAAGATATTAAGATCAACGGGTGGGCCATGGAATGCAGGATAAATGCCGAGGACCCGTTGAATGATTTTGTGCCGTCCCCGGGTAAGCTCTTGCGCTACAGGTCGCCGGGCGGTCCCGGGATACGGGTGGATAGTGGAGTTCATTTTGGTTATACGATATCCCCATTCTATGATTCCATGGTGTCCAAGTTAATATCATGGGGACGTGACAGGACCGAGGCTATTGAGAAGATGAGGCGCGCGCTGTATGAATATATTATTGTGGGTGTGACTACCAATATCCCGTTCCACAAGGCTGTGTTGAGGAACCCTCATTACATCAATGGTGAACTGTCAACCCACTTTATCGAGGATTTTGACATAATGTCCGAGGTGGCAAAAGTGGTTGAGCAGGAGAAGGAGAAGGGAGTGACCCTGGCTTCAGCCATTGGTGCTGATGACCATAAGGTCGCCGCCATCTCAGCTGCTGTGAAGACGTATATCAGCGGTAGGGAGAGTTTTTCATCGAGTAAACCTAATAAGTAA